TCACTTTTGGAATCAAGTGTACAGATAATGTGTAAAGGGATTATGAAGTAAAATAGCATTAGTCAAGAAATTcctttcttaaaagaaattaGCTTGAATTGGATTTTGAAAGAAACTCTTGGTATAGATTGACAGAGAAAAGAAGTGGACGTTTAAGACTTGACTCAGCCAAAGTGTAATCCAAGTGTTGCTTGGTGAGCCTGGAGGCAGATCAGAAAGATGGATTATGTTGAGGGATATTTCATGAAGCCTGATGAAACATTTCTCCCATAAGAGAACAAGAGTCTAGTGAACATGTTTTCTTGATTCTGGGTCACTTTCCACTGGACAGGGCCAGATAAACACTGCCAAATTTCATCTCTCTAAACctcatttttcatatttccatGCTGACAGCCATTTTCTATTGACTCAAATAGAACCAAACATGTAAACAGATAAGTGCAGCACAAACTGATACAGGAGTCTCACTTAACCTAATACCCCTTCATTATTTCCCATATTTTCCTGTTGTCTTTTTGCTGTGTACATAAACCAAACTGAAATGGATAGAtgaaagaatttcttttaataCAGCCACAGCACTGATACTCTTGCTGCAGTTTCTCCAGACCCTGTAGGTTGTCAGGAAAGGAGGTAACTTTTAACAGTATCAAAGAAAgaatttcctccttccttttcctctttatttgGTCACTTTCTCCAGCATTGctgctttccttcttcctctccagcTTTTGGCCCTTCTCATCAGGATGGAAATGCTACTGTTTGGTGTCTGGGCCTTGCTGGCCTTGATCCCTGACCCAGGTGAGTCTCTTTGGAAAGGTTTCTTTAGCTTCTATGGGCATGATTTTTAGCAACACCATAGTTTCCATAGGGACACTAATGGAGAAATCAATCCCTAGAAGATGACAAGGCGGGAAATGGTGGTAGAGTCAGGATTCTAACTTGTCCTTTTAGGGCCCTTTTCTTGTCCTGTCCCCTGTTCCTGTTTATTCAGAGTGGGTTTCCTATTCTCTAACCTGTACATAGGTAGACTAGGCTCTGTATTCTCTTTAAGTCTTGTGGTCCTCACCAGAGACTTTGGCATGTCTGGTTGACCTTTTCAGGAGCCCCAGAAGAGCGATTTGAGGTTTCTGTTTGGCCAGATCAGGCCCTTGTAAAGTATGGACAGTCCCTTATGGTCAACTGCAGCACTACCTGTCCAGACCCAGGACCCGGTGGAATTGAAACCTTATTAAAGAAAACCCAGGTGGGCAAAGGGCCTCAGTGGAAGGAGTTTCTGCTGGAAGATGTCACACAGAATTCCATCCTGCAATGCTTCTTCTCTTGTGCAGGGATCCAAAAGGACATAAACCTTGGCATCACTGTGTACCGTGAGTGGAGCCgagggctggggaggaagggaagcGAGGGGGAACGTGACTACTATGCCTTACATAGGGAATAGTTAGAGAATTTCTTTTAGGGGAGAGAATTGGGGCCCTTACTAAAGATTTTTGTCATACCGTAGGGATTCTCTAGCCAATTATTTCTGTTTCCCTTTGGTGTAGGCTTTTAAATTAGGAGCAGACCACAGAGTGCATCCTGGCATCTGGGCTTGAGAATATGTTCAGATACAGGAGGCATATGCTAATGATGCTGATctgtaaattacaaaaaaaaaaaaaaagtgtaaaattaGTGTTGAATTGTCACAAATTCTTAGAATAAATAGGGATTAGAGAAAAGAGGGTCTTTATAGGCTGTGGTAGTTGGAGAAGTCTCCACAGAAAAGGAGGCTCTTAAACTTCACCCCTGTGTATGGTTAGGATTTAAGTGATGGGAATGGGTAAGAAGAATCTTTCAGGTGAGCAAATAGCATCGGCAAAGATGTAGCCATGAGTGTGGCCTCTGGGGTTGGAGCTTGGTTAGCTATGGTAGAGTTTTCATGTGATGCCCAGGAGCTTCTCAGATGCTGCTCACACCTCGGAAGCACTTCGGGTAAAAGAGAGAAGCTCTCCAGAATGGCAGCAAAGGGGCCCCTCCAAAGCAAAGGGGCTCTCCAAAATGGCAAAGCAAGGGGCCTCTCAGCAGTCACATGTCTTGGCTCTGACTTTAGCCCCCTTCGATGGGAAGAAGCCTGACTCATCTCATCCAGGGCAGAGAGCTGATGCTGTTCATCAGATGGTCTAAGAGTAGCAGTCCTACCTTCTATCACAGGCTTCCTGTCCTCTTACTTTCTCTCTGGAGAGGTAAGTATCCTTCTCTCATCAAACCTATCTCTTGGTCTTAAAGAGCCACCAGAGCAGGTGATTGTGGAGCTGCAGCCTGCGTGGGTGGCCGTGGATGAAGCTTTCACGGTGACATGTCATGTGCCCAGTGTCACACCCCTGGAGAACCTCACCCTCACCCTTCTCCAGGATGACCAAGAACTACAGCGGAAGAATTTTAGGAGCTTAGCTATGGCTTCCCAGAGAGCTGAGGTCACCATCAGTGTCAAAGCCCAACGGGAGGATGACAGGTGCAATTTCTCCTGCCGTGCAGAACTGGACCTGAATTCACATGGTGGGGGGCTCTTTCACAGCAACTCAGCCCTCCAGGTACTCCGAATCTTTGGTGAGTCAGAGCCCAGGTGTGGAGGGAATCCTGgggctcattttcctcatcttacCTTGGCCTTTAGGACTCATTTCCCATATGGTTTAGGATATGGGTGGAAGAGTAATTGAGCTTCTTTACTTGAGTTTTAAACTCACTGTGGGGAACAGAGAGCTTTTAGCCACACTCCCTACATTGTGGGGTCCTATACAATTTATCAtggcctttctcctttcttcccttctcttcatttcttcgcAGAATTTTCTCAGAGCCCCCAAATCCGGGTCTCTTCACTTCTGGAGGTTGGGATGGCAGAAACGGTGAGCTGCGAGGTGGCTAGGGTGTTCCCAGCTGAAGAGGTAATGATCCACATGTTCCTGGGAGACCAGGAGCTTAGCCCCTTTCTCTTCTGGGAGGGAGACACAATATGGGCCAATGCCACCGTTCGGGCCATGGAGATTGGTGATCAGGAGCTGTCTTGCCTTACATCTCTGGGTCCAGTGGAACAGAAAACAAGCCAGCCAGTGTATGTCTATAGTAAGTGACCTGCCTCTTCCCTTCCCTTGAAGGTTCTCTGCCATTGAAAACTTCCAGAGTAAAGGCTTGGTTATTCAGCTGCAGGTGTCCCCATGAACCTTTGCTTGGTATACTCCAAAGTGAACTCTGGTCTTCATCTTTCTCAGATAAGTGCAGGGATGCATTGAGGCAGCACTTCTATCCAGCCTTCACCCTGTTTCTTTAGACCATCCTACTGACAGAGTGATTGTGGATGCTTGAACTTATTCCTAGGTACAGTGATTTGAGGTGAGAAAGAAATCCGTAAGATGAAAAGACATCTTGTTCTCCTTGCCACAGAGGCACAGCCAAATAGGCTCATGTGGCATTTGTTACAGAGAAGTTCTCAAATTTCCAAAACCATCTCGTTGCTCCTGCCAGTCAGCATAGAAGCAGTAATGGTATCcaaagcctttcccttcttgtcTGCCTACCCAAGGGGTACCACCAGCAGCTGAGTACAGAAGTCGCTGCCAGTTTTGAGAAATATGTTtgattctctttttcctttccttacagGCTTCCCTCCACCAATCCTAGAGATAGAAGAAATGTACCCATTGGCAGGAACAGAAATTAACGTGACCTGCTCGGGGCATATTTTAACATCCCTGAGCCCTACTCTGCGGCTTCAGGGAGCCCCAGATCTTCCTGCGCCTGGGGAGCCTGCCTGGCTTTCACTTAATGCCAGTGAGGAAGATGATGGCCGGAATTTATCCTGTGAGGCCTCTTTGGAGGTTCAGGGTCAGCAGTTGAGCAAAACCACTGTGATCCAACTCCATGTCTTGTGTGAGTAGAAGCCTGATCTTTCTTGTCAAAACATGGATTGTTAGTCTCACATTTCCAGAGATCTTAGCCAATAGCTGCATTGTTAGAGTTGCcacatttttctcattaaaaaagaaaatcaaaggaaaaaataaaacgtAAAGCACTGCAAGCTTACCTTACTCATGGGAAAATGAGTAGGGAGAAACCTGGGGGAAactggaacaaaagagaaagtgaTCCGGCTGAGGGCCAAAGGCTGAGAACATAGGGAGTAAAAACAGTTGAAGCCTATGCTGAGGAGGGTGATTTCTTCATGAAAACTTGTAttttgaaaagtagaaaaatcCTTGTCTCTAGGTTCACCTCTACCCATGATATCCCTCACAGAGAAGCAAAGATGAGGAGCAGGGACCCCAGGACCACCACTGAACAAGCTCATTTAGTATTAACCCATTAAAATGCCCTGTTGCATCTCAGATTCATCCAAGGAGGAAAAAGTGTAGTTCAAAGCAGGGAACTGACGGTCCTCCCCTTGGGAAAGGAAGCTGTTGGGTGGAGGGGACACATCATTTGGgttaggggagggagagggagctaACGCATGGCGGTCATGAGGAAACGTGGCACACTGAACTGACTCCTCTGGGGACTCTCTTTCCAGACAAGCCACGATTTGAGGAATCTGGTTGCCCTGGCAACCAGACCTGGCTGGAAGGGATGGAGCAGATGCTTGCCTGTGTCCCAAAGGGAAACCCGACACCAGTCTTGATATGTACCTGGAATGGAACAGTCTTTGACCTTGAAGTGCCACAGAAGGCGACCCAGAACCACTCTAGAACCTACTGCTGCACAGCCACCAACCAGCTGGGCTCTGTCAGCAAAGACGTTGCGGTCCTTGTTGAAGGTGACTGCGGCTCCCCTGCTGCCAGGCCCAGGGTGGAGATCCCTCAGGGGGTTGGGATTCTTAGGAGACAAGAAAGAGCTcagtgggctggggagggtgagGCCGACActtaagcctggtgggctgaggcaGGGTGATTCTCCTGCCTGCTAACCCTCCCAGTTCTCTTGTCTTCTGTGCTTCCGCAGGACTGGATGAAGGAATCAGTTCTACCGTCTTGGTGATTATTATTGTCGCCCTTGGAGTGGGTGTGATCACCGTAGCACTGTATCTAAACTATCGGCCCTGCAAAGTGGAGAGGAGGAAATTGCCCtataggcagaaggagaagaacaaaGAAGAGGAAAGCCAATTTGCTGTTCAACAAGCAGAAAAGCACAATGAACATACTTGTTAATTAGAAAGTTACTTGGTTGAAGGCAACCTCTACCACTGGGGTTTCctaagggagggaaggagggggtggaAGAGAAAGGGAGACGTTATCTTCTGTTCTGTGGTCCCATAAAGCAATATTTCTGGTCCTCATCCTGAGGATCCAATCCAGCCACAAGCCCAGCTCCTGTAAGAATCCGGTCCCAGTGTTCAACTAGTGAGCGGGCCTTTTGCTCCTTGTGTGTTCATCAGTCCACTCTCAGATTCAGAAAAGAAGTGCCTTGTCATCCCCATTCCCACTGCCCTTTGCTCCCAAACATCAGATGGAAGAGATAGCCAGAAATATCTCTGAAATAcaaggcatttctcatgatttcctCATGACTAAATGGGAACCAATTTCTTAGTCTAGGGACCAGAGTTTGAAGGTAGTCAGTACCCAGCAAAGGGCTAGGAATCAAAAGCCAGTTCCCGCCTATATATTACACATTCTGGGCTCCCCTAATGGGGAATTCAGGAATACTGGCTCCAGAGCTGAGCTTAGTAACATCATTAAGGCTCAGTGGCTAGTTAGGCTTCAACTCCCTAACCATCTGCTGTGTTTCCTAGAAGAGTATACAGATCATAAGAAATTCCACATTGGGTCAGACAAGCAGCTTTCCTAGCCTAGTGTTCTGTCCTTGAAGTGGAAGATAGAGTTCTTCCTTGAAATTGGGCTCTAAACATCTCTGAATTACTCTTTAGAAATCCGTTACAGAGTAAATCATCTGAGTtcatattaaacatatttttttttacctgtaCAAGCTCTTAGGGTAGAATCCCAATGTTTATTCTACTTttccatatataagtatatatttttatatgtctgCAAACTTTCCTTTAAGCTTCAGGAGGACTCCTCATATGACTGTTCACCATATGATAGAGCTTGCTTTtctgttcattggaaagattatATTCAACCCTTAGAGAagatataaatatttctaaaaccaGTCTTTTCTCCCAAATCAGTTATATATGGGTCACTGAAGTGTTggatatgataaaaataaaagtgattttacATTATCTGAAAGTAGTTTTCTTCTGTGTGTGAAAGTTTTTATTAAGTCACATAGTTGCATTTTGAGTaaaatttctaagaaaagaaTGTTCATAGCCAGCCCAGGGCAGGTGGTGCAGTAGTTCAGGAAGTAGCATTTTTGGCTTGCCTTCAAAACTAAAGTTCAGACTTCAGATAGAGGGCAACAGCCTTCCCCAAATTGAAAACACCACCTAGAAAATACAGCAACAGGCATCAAAGTAAAAATAGTTTCATTCTTCCCAGACCTTCCCTGAGTCTGAGTTGTGGATAAGGTATAAAATAATCCTTTGGTTTTTATACACACAAAGCAGTGGGGATATACTAGTGAACAAAGCCCTATCCCTGCCACTGGAAGCTAGAGCTTGTCAACAGCAAAGCACAGTCCTGGGAATGGGGCTGCACAGACCCTTGGCAGAACACCCAACTCagggtcaaggaaggcttccggGGGGTGCTGGGAAATACCTTGTTTGAATTTGTACAACAGCAACCCTCCAAATGACCTCCGCTTCCATTTTTCTAATTAGGCACTGCTCTCTCATCGTGTGAGTAATAGCAATTATCCACTTTTCTGAATTGAGCGCTTGGGGAAGTAAGAAAACAGGTTCGAGAAAGGAGTACAGAGTTACATCATCCAGGAATCTTTACCCACTTCAGTGTCTTGGCATCAGCTGCATCAGGTCTGTAGCTGTCATGTGCGAACCCCACCTCATGAGCCCAGAGCTCCATGGAACAGTGAATCCTAaacaggagggaggaaggggtctTTCGAGCTCTTTGGTCCACCTTAGAGAGCCTGGAGGCTTAGCCTGCTCCTGCCTTTGCTTCTCACTGCCACGTGGTGTCACTGTTGACAGCGTCCTTCCCAGCCCATACAGATCCAGATTCCCGGTGGGCTGCCACTGATCCTTCAGGGAGGATGATCTACTGTTCAGGTCCAGCTTAGGGGACACCTTGCATGGGGTTCTTAGAGCAGGGTACTTTGGATGGCCTGTTCCCTAAGTCTCCTCAGATTTGGGTAGGCTCTTCCCCTTGCAGATTCGGAActtctatttcctttctctgtccaGAGGAGGTGGTCCCTCTTAGTCAATTCAATTCTTAAAGCACAAAGGatcttcttacatttcttttccgAAACAATTGAGCTGGTCTCTGCTCACCCTACTAAGGGCAGTGTCTCCAGGAGACCCCACACCCTGAAAGCTTTTGATCATACTCCTTTTCTGAAAATAGAGCAACCAGCTCACACTTAACTGCATTTATCCTGATTTTCTCCAGGTGAAGAGCTACCTTTAATACTCCAAAAGTTTACCCTGTTAGAAAAGTCAAGGTGACTTTCTTTTAGACCTGAGAAAACACAAATCTTCAGTGGGATAATAATAACATTTATGTAGTATACAACTATATTTGGAAAGAGATGACTTAGTGCTTATAAATACACTAGCATGGTGtcatatatgtgtatttacaAGTATTAGCTTGTGCTATATAATGATGGTGATAATCATAATAAACTGAAAGCAAGAATCAGAAATCCATGACAGCCACTGTTTCTGTGTATGAGCAAAAGTCATACACATCATCAATACTTCCTTACTCTTTTTTCCACTgtgttctctcttcctctttttctactgttttctttcctctactttttccttcttttttttttaagtttatgttcCCTAAGATTTAGAACTACTGGTAGGGTGACCAGTTGTCCTAGTTTGCATAGAGCTGAGAGGGTCCTGCAACATGGGTCTTTTGGTGCTAAAATTGGAAAAATCTCATACAAACTGGGAAGAATTGTTCATTCTAATACTGGTATCCCTCAAAATGTTTCTCAGCTTTGCCAGGGCATTCTGACTCAAAGAAGTCACAAAGCAGTATCATTTTTGCTTCTCCCAGAAGCCCAGGGCCTGTAAATCTGAGGAGGACTCATGAAGGGGAGAGTGTCCGTTCTCTCAAATGTGTATAAAAGGACAAAGCTCACTGTATGTATTTCAGCAATAATGATGGAAAGAATTCAGGATGGCCATTTCcggttaaacttaaaagattaaaTGAAGTCAGGAAAACATTATTCCAAAGGGTCTAGGATTACTGGAGCTCTATCTATTGAATTCTTTCTTATGTACATCTCACTAATCATAGGGaagttgttttcattaaaaaatattttaaaaatttttaaattatgcattaggatgtaatatacaacatagtgactaTATTTAATACTGTATTGcttatttgaaagttgctaagagaatggatctgaaaagttttcatcacaggacttccctggtggtccagtggttaagagttcaccatccaatgcaggaaatttgggtttgatccctggttggggagctaagatcccacatccctagTGGtcaaaataccaaaacataaaatggaagcaatatttttacaaatttaattaagactttgaaaatgatccgtatttttaaaaagtcagttctcatcacaagaaaaaaatttgtgaTCTGTATGCTGACAGATATtagctagacttactgtggtgatcacaatacatacaaatatgaGATCATTATATGAAACATACATATagcttatgtatttaaaaatatataaactaataCATTatatgaaactaatacaatgttttatatcaattatacctcaatgtgAAGATTTTAATtgaggtaaaatatacataacatttaCTACACACTCATATTGTTGTATAACCCGTCCCCAGAACTCGTTTTCATCGCAAAACAAATCCTGTTAAGCAGCTCCCTGTTGACCCTCCtctcagcccctggtaaccagcattctactttctgtctctatgaatttgactactctaagtACTTCATATGTAAGGGCTCatctaatatttgtctttttgctcCTGGCTtattagaacttttaaaattgactgggtatggacttccctgatggtccagccttccagtgtagggggtacaagtttgatacctggtcagggagccaagatcccacatgccttgtggtctACACATCAAAGCATGAAGcagaatattgtaacaaattcaataaagactttaaaaatgatttttaaaaagccttaaaaaaataaatagaaaataaaattaactggcTAGAATCAGAAACAGAAAGTGCCGAAACTGGCCCAGGTCTCTCATctccttttgttcctttttaccaAGCTCACATGTGGACATGTGCAATTCACCTTTGTGGTTCCAACTCAGCAATTCTCAACCTTCTCACATAGGgagcatttaaaaattctcttgtCCAGGTTCCACTCCCAGATTCATTGAATTTAGAATCTCAGGGAGTGAAGGCTACTGCAAACATCCCAGGCATTTCTAATTTGCATTCAAGATTGCCATCCAGTGCCCAGCTGGAGAGCTGAaaggcagatgtgtgtgtgtgtgctgtgtgcttagttgcttgttgctgctgctgctaagtcgcttcagtcatgtccaactctgtgcaaccccatagacggcagcccaccaggctccaccatccctgggattctccaggcaagaacactggagtgggttgccattgccttctccggcttagTTGCTTAGCTGTTtgcaactctgcaaccccatggacttcagcccatcaggttcctctgtccatggggattctccaggcaagaatactggagtgggttgccacgccctcctccaggggatcttcccaactgaggcatcgagcccaggtctcccgaattgccctcggattcttcatcatctgagtcaccaaggaagcagATGAATAGCTGGCAAATCAGAGAGTTTAGGGAAGATGATCTTCAaggtctctttttttaaaacaactttatttatttatttatggctgcacttgGTGTtccttgctgcatgggcttttccctagtttcAGTGAGCAGGGACCACTGTTCGTTGTGttgttcaggcttctcattgcagcggctgcacttgtggagcacaggctctaggcacgcaggctcagtGCTTGCAGCTCCCAGGCCCTGGAGTGCAGCGGACTTTAGTAGTTGGAACATGTGGGCTCGTcaagttctttttaaattcaaaaattttGCAAAATCAACTAGCATCTTTGTAATTCTCAACCAGCAGTGGTTGAGTTGCTTCCGCTAGGCTTGGAAGGAGATGAACCAGAGCCGTCTGGAGTGTGGCTCCCCCTGCAGTTTACTGCTGTCTTGGCAAGCCCActgtcctgtcctactctttcccaccccatggattgtagcccaccaggctcctctgtacatggaatttcccaggcaagaacaccggagtggggagccatttcctactccaggagatctccccaacccagggatcaaacccaggtctcttgtgtctacCTGCGTtatcaggcgggttctttaccactagcgccacccaggaagctgCATAGAGGCCTCTTACTGGTGGCTATAACACCCCTCTCCTGCCGCATTCATTCAACGCATACTTCTTAATATGGCTCACTTTCCCTTTAAAACACTTTTTcaagtaatcagatcagatcagtcgctcagtcgtgtccgactctttgcgaccccatgaatcgcagcacgccaggcctccctgtccatcaccaactcccggagttcactcagactcacgtcaatcgagtccgtgatgccatccagccatctcatcctctgtcgtccccttctcctcctgcccccaatccctcccagcatcagagtcttttccaatgagtcaagtcttcgcatgaggtggccaaagtactggagtttcagctttagcatcattccttccaaagaaatcccagggctgatctccttcagaatagactggttggatctccttgcagtccaagggactctcaagagtcttctccatcaccacagttcaaaagcatcaattcttcggtgctcagccttctgcacagtccaactctcacatccatacatgaccacaggaaaaaccatagccttgactagatggacctttgttggcaaagtaatgtctctgcttttgaatatgctatctaggttggtcataactttccttccaaggagtaagcgtctttgaaattcatggctgcagtcaccatctgcagtgattttggagccccaaaaataaagtctgacactgtttccactgtttccccatctatttcccatgaagtgatggggccggatgccatgatcttcgttttctgaatgttgagctttaagccaactttttcactcttcactttcactttcatcaagaggcttttgagttcctcttcactttctgccgtaagggtggtgtcatctgcatatctgaggttattgatatttctcccggcaatcttgattccagcttgtgtttcttccagtccagcgtttctcatgatgtactctgcatagaagtt
The DNA window shown above is from Bos javanicus breed banteng chromosome 19, ARS-OSU_banteng_1.0, whole genome shotgun sequence and carries:
- the LOC133232628 gene encoding intercellular adhesion molecule 5-like; this translates as MEMLLFGVWALLALIPDPGAPEERFEVSVWPDQALVKYGQSLMVNCSTTCPDPGPGGIETLLKKTQVGKGPQWKEFLLEDVTQNSILQCFFSCAGIQKDINLGITVYQPPEQVIVELQPAWVAVDEAFTVTCHVPSVTPLENLTLTLLQDDQELQRKNFRSLAMASQRAEVTISVKAQREDDRCNFSCRAELDLNSHGGGLFHSNSALQVLRIFEFSQSPQIRVSSLLEVGMAETVSCEVARVFPAEEVMIHMFLGDQELSPFLFWEGDTIWANATVRAMEIGDQELSCLTSLGPVEQKTSQPVYVYSFPPPILEIEEMYPLAGTEINVTCSGHILTSLSPTLRLQGAPDLPAPGEPAWLSLNASEEDDGRNLSCEASLEVQGQQLSKTTVIQLHVLYKPRFEESGCPGNQTWLEGMEQMLACVPKGNPTPVLICTWNGTVFDLEVPQKATQNHSRTYCCTATNQLGSVSKDVAVLVEGLDEGISSTVLVIIIVALGVGVITVALYLNYRPCKVERRKLPYRQKEKNKEEESQFAVQQAEKHNEHTC